A region of Struthio camelus isolate bStrCam1 chromosome 30, bStrCam1.hap1, whole genome shotgun sequence DNA encodes the following proteins:
- the SEMA4A gene encoding semaphorin-4A isoform X2: MPGAALRLLCAVLLPAAVLRAEPLPRVAFAAGDARRPLARLGPPDVSDCDVLLLREDEEELYVGARDRLLALAVGPAAVPGEASIPWGPTAEKTSECAFKKKSRETECFNFVRVLVALNRTHLYACGTYAFSPACTYVHLENFTLVSSGRGQPFLDGKGQCPFDPQHAHTALLVDGELYAGTMNNFQGNEPIISRSLGGRTPLKTDAFLRWLSADAAFVASFSAPGDDKVYFFLEETADEFDFFERLLVPRVARVCKPGRFAFNVIRHAVGLPRRAGRADFYAVFTSQWQAGTAGSAAVCAYSQEAVEEVFKGKYKELNKESSRWTVYGGPDMSPRPGSCSVGPSSDKALTFMKDHFLMDGKVLPSQGRPVLVRTGVEYTRIAVDEPRGLSGTSYRVLFLATADGSLEKAVELPGTSHIVESIQLFHPPEPVKSLLLAPGKGVLYVGYSGGVLQVPLANCSVYGSCAECLLARDPYCAWDGLNRSCRPVRHAGAHPSGWLQDVEAGQPAAACHRGRSGTVPRAGTSPDAAVETLSPAPHTVVRLPCPRRSALATYAWQQPAAGPPEETTTTTTTTATTATTVLLPDHTLLVLVRRGAAGLYRCQATENGYTWTVAQYMLREPAATQEEEEEEEDAQGRAAGGRRSYWPQFVTVTALLAATVAAAACLALGAYHEQLKARRKVRGCGQSHGGPQAGRPEKEPLAGRPLAAPRTCGLRLDEAEPEAEDGSRPPPPDAP; encoded by the exons ATGCCCGGCGCGGCCCTCCGCCTGCTCTGCGCCGTGCTGCTGCCGGCCGCCGTCCTCCGCGCCGAGCCGCTGCCCCGCGTCGCCTTCGCCGCCG GGGACgcccggcggcccctcgcccgcctcggcccgcccgACGTCTCCGACTGCGACGTCCTGCTGCTGcgcgaggacgaggaggagcTGTACGTGGGGGCCCGCGACCGGCTGCTGGCCctcgccgtggggccggccgCCGTCCCCGGCGAGGCTTCG ATCCCGTGGGGCCCCACGGCGGAGAAGACCTCCGAGTGCGCCTTCAAGAAGAAGAGCCGGGAG acCGAGTGCTTCAACTTCGTGCGGGTGCTCGTGGCCCTCAACCGGACCCACCTGTACGCCTGCGGCACCTACGCCTTCAGCCCGGCGTGCACCTACGTG CATCTGGAGAACTTCACGCTGGTGTCCAGCGGCCGAGGACAACCTTTCCTGGACGGCAAGGGCCAGTGTCCCTTCGACCCCCAGCACGCCCACACGGCCCTGCTGGTGG ACGGCGAGCTCTACGCCGGCACCATGAACAACTTCCAAGGCAACGAGCCCATCATCTCCCGCTCGCTGGGCGGCCGGACGCCGCTCAAGACGGACGCCTTCCTGCGCTGGCTCTCAG CCGACGCCGCCTTCGTGGCCTCCTTCTCCGCGCCGGGCGACGACAAGGTCTACTTCTTCTTGGAGGAGACGGCCGACGAGTTTGACTTCTTCGAGCGGCTGCTGGTGCCGCGGGTGGCCCGCGTCTGCAAG CCCGGCCGCTTCGCCTTCAACGTCATCCGGCACGCCGTcgggctgccccgccgcgccggccgcgccgACTTCTACGCCGTCTTCACCTCGCAGTG GCAGGCGGGCacggccggcagcgcggccgtgTGCGCCTACAGCCAGGAGGCGGTCGAGGAGGTCTTCAAGGGCAAGTACAAGGAGCTGAACAAGGAGAGCTCCCGCTGGACCGTCTACGGGGGGCCCGACAtgagcccccggcccggcagc TGCTCCGTGGGCCCCTCCTCGGACAAAGCGCTGACCTTCATGAAGGACCACTTCCTCATGGACGGGAAGGTGCTGCCCAGCCAGGGGCGGCCCGTGCTGGTGCGGACGGGCGTCGAGTACACGCGCATCGCCGTGGACGAGCCCCGCGGCCTCTCGGGGACCTCCTACCGTGTCCTCTTCCTGGCCACCG CCGACGGGTCCCTGGAGAAAGCGGTGGAGCTGCCGGGGACCTCCCACATCGTGGAGAGCATCCAGCTCTTCCACCCGCCCGAGCCGGTGaagagcctgctgctggccccgggCAAG ggCGTCCTCTACGTGGGCTACTCCGGCGGGGTGCTGCAGGTGCCGCTGGCCAACTGCAGCGTGTACGGGAGCTGCGCCGAGTGCCTGCTGGCCCGCGACCCCTACTGCGCCTGGGACGGCCTCAACCGCTCCTGCCGGCCCGTGCGCCACGCCGGCGCCCACCC GAGCGGTTGGCTGCAGGACGTCGAAGCGGGCCAGCCGGCCGCCGCTTGCCAccggggccggagcgggacgGTGCCCCGAGCCGGGACGTCGCCGGACGCCGCCGTAGAGA CGCTCAGCCCCGCGCCGCACACCGTGGTGCGGCTGCCGTGCCCGCGGCGCTCGGCCCTGGCCACCTACGCCTGGCAGCAgccggccgcggggccaccggaggagaccaccaccaccaccaccaccaccgccaccaccgccaccaccgtgCTGCTGCCCGACCACACGCTGCTGGTGCTCgtgcggcgcggggcggccggcctctaCCGCTGCCAGGCCACCGAGAACGGCTACACCTGGACGGTGGCCCAGTACATGCTGCGCGAGCCGGCGGCcacccaggaggaggaggaggaggaggaagatgcccaagggcgggcggccggcggccggcgctCCTACTGGCCCCAGTTCGTGACGGTGACGGCGCTGCTGGCGGCCACGgtggcggcggccgcctgccTGGCGCTCGGCGCCTACCACGAGCAGCTCAAAGCCCGGAGGAAGGTGCGAGGATGCGGCCAGAGCCACGGCGGTCCCCAGGCCGGCCGGCCCGAGAAGGAGCCGCTGGCCGGccggcccctcgccgccccccggaccTGCGGCCTCCGGCTGGACGAGGCCGAGCCGGAGGCCGAGGACGgcagccggccgcccccgccggacGCCCCGTAG
- the SEMA4A gene encoding semaphorin-4A isoform X4 — translation MPGRPPGLPALVSACRLVAAHAGPPRRDGAGAPRRGVPPASLPGPDRRAPRHARRGPPPALRRAAAGRRPPRRAAAPRRLRRRGRPAAPRPPRPARRLRLRRPAAARGRGGAVRGGPRPAAGPRRGAGRRPRRGFDPVGPHGGEDLRVRLQEEEPGDRVLQLRAGARGPQPDPPVRLRHLRLQPGVHLRASGELHAGVQRPRTTFPGRQGPVSLRPPARPHGPADGELYAGTMNNFQGNEPIISRSLGGRTPLKTDAFLRWLSADAAFVASFSAPGDDKVYFFLEETADEFDFFERLLVPRVARVCKSDVGGDKVLQKKWTTFLKAQLVCSQPGRFAFNVIRHAVGLPRRAGRADFYAVFTSQWQAGTAGSAAVCAYSQEAVEEVFKGKYKELNKESSRWTVYGGPDMSPRPGSCSVGPSSDKALTFMKDHFLMDGKVLPSQGRPVLVRTGVEYTRIAVDEPRGLSGTSYRVLFLATADGSLEKAVELPGTSHIVESIQLFHPPEPVKSLLLAPGKGVLYVGYSGGVLQVPLANCSVYGSCAECLLARDPYCAWDGLNRSCRPVRHAGAHPSGWLQDVEAGQPAAACHRGRSGTVPRAGTSPDAAVETLSPAPHTVVRLPCPRRSALATYAWQQPAAGPPEETTTTTTTTATTATTVLLPDHTLLVLVRRGAAGLYRCQATENGYTWTVAQYMLREPAATQEEEEEEEDAQGRAAGGRRSYWPQFVTVTALLAATVAAAACLALGAYHEQLKARRKVRGCGQSHGGPQAGRPEKEPLAGRPLAAPRTCGLRLDEAEPEAEDGSRPPPPDAP, via the exons ATGCCGGGGCGGCCCCCCGGGCTTCCCGCTCTCGTTTCCGCTTGCCGCCTCGTCGCCGCTCACGCCGGGCCTCCGCGCAGGGACggtgccggggccccgcggcgcggcgtcccccccgcctccctccccggcccggaCCGCCGTGCCCCCCGCCATGCCCGGCGCGGCCCTCCGCCTGCTCTGCGCCGTGCTGCTGCCGGCCGCCGTCCTCCGCGCCGAGCCGCTGCCCCGCGTCGCCTTCGCCGCCG GGGACgcccggcggcccctcgcccgcctcggcccgcccgACGTCTCCGACTGCGACGTCCTGCTGCTGcgcgaggacgaggaggagcTGTACGTGGGGGCCCGCGACCGGCTGCTGGCCctcgccgtggggccggccgCCGTCCCCGGCGAGGCTTCG ATCCCGTGGGGCCCCACGGCGGAGAAGACCTCCGAGTGCGCCTTCAAGAAGAAGAGCCGGGAG acCGAGTGCTTCAACTTCGTGCGGGTGCTCGTGGCCCTCAACCGGACCCACCTGTACGCCTGCGGCACCTACGCCTTCAGCCCGGCGTGCACCTACGTG CATCTGGAGAACTTCACGCTGGTGTCCAGCGGCCGAGGACAACCTTTCCTGGACGGCAAGGGCCAGTGTCCCTTCGACCCCCAGCACGCCCACACGGCCCTGCTG ACGGCGAGCTCTACGCCGGCACCATGAACAACTTCCAAGGCAACGAGCCCATCATCTCCCGCTCGCTGGGCGGCCGGACGCCGCTCAAGACGGACGCCTTCCTGCGCTGGCTCTCAG CCGACGCCGCCTTCGTGGCCTCCTTCTCCGCGCCGGGCGACGACAAGGTCTACTTCTTCTTGGAGGAGACGGCCGACGAGTTTGACTTCTTCGAGCGGCTGCTGGTGCCGCGGGTGGCCCGCGTCTGCAAG agcGACGTCGGCGGCgacaaggtgctgcagaagaaGTGGACGACGTTCCTCAAGGCGCAGCTGGTGTGCTCGCAGCCCGGCCGCTTCGCCTTCAACGTCATCCGGCACGCCGTcgggctgccccgccgcgccggccgcgccgACTTCTACGCCGTCTTCACCTCGCAGTG GCAGGCGGGCacggccggcagcgcggccgtgTGCGCCTACAGCCAGGAGGCGGTCGAGGAGGTCTTCAAGGGCAAGTACAAGGAGCTGAACAAGGAGAGCTCCCGCTGGACCGTCTACGGGGGGCCCGACAtgagcccccggcccggcagc TGCTCCGTGGGCCCCTCCTCGGACAAAGCGCTGACCTTCATGAAGGACCACTTCCTCATGGACGGGAAGGTGCTGCCCAGCCAGGGGCGGCCCGTGCTGGTGCGGACGGGCGTCGAGTACACGCGCATCGCCGTGGACGAGCCCCGCGGCCTCTCGGGGACCTCCTACCGTGTCCTCTTCCTGGCCACCG CCGACGGGTCCCTGGAGAAAGCGGTGGAGCTGCCGGGGACCTCCCACATCGTGGAGAGCATCCAGCTCTTCCACCCGCCCGAGCCGGTGaagagcctgctgctggccccgggCAAG ggCGTCCTCTACGTGGGCTACTCCGGCGGGGTGCTGCAGGTGCCGCTGGCCAACTGCAGCGTGTACGGGAGCTGCGCCGAGTGCCTGCTGGCCCGCGACCCCTACTGCGCCTGGGACGGCCTCAACCGCTCCTGCCGGCCCGTGCGCCACGCCGGCGCCCACCC GAGCGGTTGGCTGCAGGACGTCGAAGCGGGCCAGCCGGCCGCCGCTTGCCAccggggccggagcgggacgGTGCCCCGAGCCGGGACGTCGCCGGACGCCGCCGTAGAGA CGCTCAGCCCCGCGCCGCACACCGTGGTGCGGCTGCCGTGCCCGCGGCGCTCGGCCCTGGCCACCTACGCCTGGCAGCAgccggccgcggggccaccggaggagaccaccaccaccaccaccaccaccgccaccaccgccaccaccgtgCTGCTGCCCGACCACACGCTGCTGGTGCTCgtgcggcgcggggcggccggcctctaCCGCTGCCAGGCCACCGAGAACGGCTACACCTGGACGGTGGCCCAGTACATGCTGCGCGAGCCGGCGGCcacccaggaggaggaggaggaggaggaagatgcccaagggcgggcggccggcggccggcgctCCTACTGGCCCCAGTTCGTGACGGTGACGGCGCTGCTGGCGGCCACGgtggcggcggccgcctgccTGGCGCTCGGCGCCTACCACGAGCAGCTCAAAGCCCGGAGGAAGGTGCGAGGATGCGGCCAGAGCCACGGCGGTCCCCAGGCCGGCCGGCCCGAGAAGGAGCCGCTGGCCGGccggcccctcgccgccccccggaccTGCGGCCTCCGGCTGGACGAGGCCGAGCCGGAGGCCGAGGACGgcagccggccgcccccgccggacGCCCCGTAG
- the SEMA4A gene encoding semaphorin-4A isoform X3, giving the protein MPGAALRLLCAVLLPAAVLRAEPLPRVAFAADPVGPHGGEDLRVRLQEEEPGDRVLQLRAGARGPQPDPPVRLRHLRLQPGVHLRASGELHAGVQRPRTTFPGRQGPVSLRPPARPHGPADGELYAGTMNNFQGNEPIISRSLGGRTPLKTDAFLRWLSADAAFVASFSAPGDDKVYFFLEETADEFDFFERLLVPRVARVCKSDVGGDKVLQKKWTTFLKAQLVCSQPGRFAFNVIRHAVGLPRRAGRADFYAVFTSQWQAGTAGSAAVCAYSQEAVEEVFKGKYKELNKESSRWTVYGGPDMSPRPGSCSVGPSSDKALTFMKDHFLMDGKVLPSQGRPVLVRTGVEYTRIAVDEPRGLSGTSYRVLFLATADGSLEKAVELPGTSHIVESIQLFHPPEPVKSLLLAPGKGVLYVGYSGGVLQVPLANCSVYGSCAECLLARDPYCAWDGLNRSCRPVRHAGAHPSGWLQDVEAGQPAAACHRGRSGTVPRAGTSPDAAVETLSPAPHTVVRLPCPRRSALATYAWQQPAAGPPEETTTTTTTTATTATTVLLPDHTLLVLVRRGAAGLYRCQATENGYTWTVAQYMLREPAATQEEEEEEEDAQGRAAGGRRSYWPQFVTVTALLAATVAAAACLALGAYHEQLKARRKVRGCGQSHGGPQAGRPEKEPLAGRPLAAPRTCGLRLDEAEPEAEDGSRPPPPDAP; this is encoded by the exons ATGCCCGGCGCGGCCCTCCGCCTGCTCTGCGCCGTGCTGCTGCCGGCCGCCGTCCTCCGCGCCGAGCCGCTGCCCCGCGTCGCCTTCGCCGCCG ATCCCGTGGGGCCCCACGGCGGAGAAGACCTCCGAGTGCGCCTTCAAGAAGAAGAGCCGGGAG acCGAGTGCTTCAACTTCGTGCGGGTGCTCGTGGCCCTCAACCGGACCCACCTGTACGCCTGCGGCACCTACGCCTTCAGCCCGGCGTGCACCTACGTG CATCTGGAGAACTTCACGCTGGTGTCCAGCGGCCGAGGACAACCTTTCCTGGACGGCAAGGGCCAGTGTCCCTTCGACCCCCAGCACGCCCACACGGCCCTGCTG ACGGCGAGCTCTACGCCGGCACCATGAACAACTTCCAAGGCAACGAGCCCATCATCTCCCGCTCGCTGGGCGGCCGGACGCCGCTCAAGACGGACGCCTTCCTGCGCTGGCTCTCAG CCGACGCCGCCTTCGTGGCCTCCTTCTCCGCGCCGGGCGACGACAAGGTCTACTTCTTCTTGGAGGAGACGGCCGACGAGTTTGACTTCTTCGAGCGGCTGCTGGTGCCGCGGGTGGCCCGCGTCTGCAAG agcGACGTCGGCGGCgacaaggtgctgcagaagaaGTGGACGACGTTCCTCAAGGCGCAGCTGGTGTGCTCGCAGCCCGGCCGCTTCGCCTTCAACGTCATCCGGCACGCCGTcgggctgccccgccgcgccggccgcgccgACTTCTACGCCGTCTTCACCTCGCAGTG GCAGGCGGGCacggccggcagcgcggccgtgTGCGCCTACAGCCAGGAGGCGGTCGAGGAGGTCTTCAAGGGCAAGTACAAGGAGCTGAACAAGGAGAGCTCCCGCTGGACCGTCTACGGGGGGCCCGACAtgagcccccggcccggcagc TGCTCCGTGGGCCCCTCCTCGGACAAAGCGCTGACCTTCATGAAGGACCACTTCCTCATGGACGGGAAGGTGCTGCCCAGCCAGGGGCGGCCCGTGCTGGTGCGGACGGGCGTCGAGTACACGCGCATCGCCGTGGACGAGCCCCGCGGCCTCTCGGGGACCTCCTACCGTGTCCTCTTCCTGGCCACCG CCGACGGGTCCCTGGAGAAAGCGGTGGAGCTGCCGGGGACCTCCCACATCGTGGAGAGCATCCAGCTCTTCCACCCGCCCGAGCCGGTGaagagcctgctgctggccccgggCAAG ggCGTCCTCTACGTGGGCTACTCCGGCGGGGTGCTGCAGGTGCCGCTGGCCAACTGCAGCGTGTACGGGAGCTGCGCCGAGTGCCTGCTGGCCCGCGACCCCTACTGCGCCTGGGACGGCCTCAACCGCTCCTGCCGGCCCGTGCGCCACGCCGGCGCCCACCC GAGCGGTTGGCTGCAGGACGTCGAAGCGGGCCAGCCGGCCGCCGCTTGCCAccggggccggagcgggacgGTGCCCCGAGCCGGGACGTCGCCGGACGCCGCCGTAGAGA CGCTCAGCCCCGCGCCGCACACCGTGGTGCGGCTGCCGTGCCCGCGGCGCTCGGCCCTGGCCACCTACGCCTGGCAGCAgccggccgcggggccaccggaggagaccaccaccaccaccaccaccaccgccaccaccgccaccaccgtgCTGCTGCCCGACCACACGCTGCTGGTGCTCgtgcggcgcggggcggccggcctctaCCGCTGCCAGGCCACCGAGAACGGCTACACCTGGACGGTGGCCCAGTACATGCTGCGCGAGCCGGCGGCcacccaggaggaggaggaggaggaggaagatgcccaagggcgggcggccggcggccggcgctCCTACTGGCCCCAGTTCGTGACGGTGACGGCGCTGCTGGCGGCCACGgtggcggcggccgcctgccTGGCGCTCGGCGCCTACCACGAGCAGCTCAAAGCCCGGAGGAAGGTGCGAGGATGCGGCCAGAGCCACGGCGGTCCCCAGGCCGGCCGGCCCGAGAAGGAGCCGCTGGCCGGccggcccctcgccgccccccggaccTGCGGCCTCCGGCTGGACGAGGCCGAGCCGGAGGCCGAGGACGgcagccggccgcccccgccggacGCCCCGTAG
- the SEMA4A gene encoding semaphorin-4A isoform X1, whose product MLGAGQDPLCSEPRALAQRQGGDPGVRALGERGRARRVPGPRPAGARPPPARLSGSRRPRRHRRLLPSRGGRGRLQGARPGRRVWTRRSPLPAAPRGRAPSGRRHSTPTGDRAPSSPAGEVTPITVASGLLSWSAISAGGGGGRIRRGQTEASRGARRRRRPTCRGGPPGFPLSFPLAASSPLTPGLRAGTVPGPRGAASPPPPSPARTAVPPAMPGAALRLLCAVLLPAAVLRAEPLPRVAFAAGDARRPLARLGPPDVSDCDVLLLREDEEELYVGARDRLLALAVGPAAVPGEASIPWGPTAEKTSECAFKKKSRETECFNFVRVLVALNRTHLYACGTYAFSPACTYVHLENFTLVSSGRGQPFLDGKGQCPFDPQHAHTALLVDGELYAGTMNNFQGNEPIISRSLGGRTPLKTDAFLRWLSADAAFVASFSAPGDDKVYFFLEETADEFDFFERLLVPRVARVCKSDVGGDKVLQKKWTTFLKAQLVCSQPGRFAFNVIRHAVGLPRRAGRADFYAVFTSQWQAGTAGSAAVCAYSQEAVEEVFKGKYKELNKESSRWTVYGGPDMSPRPGSCSVGPSSDKALTFMKDHFLMDGKVLPSQGRPVLVRTGVEYTRIAVDEPRGLSGTSYRVLFLATADGSLEKAVELPGTSHIVESIQLFHPPEPVKSLLLAPGKGVLYVGYSGGVLQVPLANCSVYGSCAECLLARDPYCAWDGLNRSCRPVRHAGAHPSGWLQDVEAGQPAAACHRGRSGTVPRAGTSPDAAVETLSPAPHTVVRLPCPRRSALATYAWQQPAAGPPEETTTTTTTTATTATTVLLPDHTLLVLVRRGAAGLYRCQATENGYTWTVAQYMLREPAATQEEEEEEEDAQGRAAGGRRSYWPQFVTVTALLAATVAAAACLALGAYHEQLKARRKVRGCGQSHGGPQAGRPEKEPLAGRPLAAPRTCGLRLDEAEPEAEDGSRPPPPDAP is encoded by the exons ATGCTCGGCGCCGGGCAGGACCCGCTGTGCTCCGAGCCCAGAGCTCTCGCCCAGCGtcagggaggggacccaggcgtccgggcccttgGGGAGCGCGGGCGGGCGAGGCGGGTGCCGGGCCCTCGACCTGCTGGGGCTCGTCCTCCCCCAGCAAGACTTTCTGGTTCGCGGAGGCCCCGGCGGCACCGCCGGCTCCTCCccagccggggcggccgcggcaggctgcagggagcgcggccggggcgccgggtATGGACCCGCCGAtccccgctgccggcggccccccggggccgggcaccCTCTGGGCGACGGCACTCAACACCCACGGGTGACCGAGCTCCTTCCTCACCCGCCGGAGAGGTAACGCCCATCACCGTGGCGTCAGGCCTGCTCAGCTGGAGTGCAATatcggcgggggggggaggggggaggatccGCAGGGGGCAAACGGAGGCCAGCCGCGGTGCCCGCCGGCGACGTCGCCCCACATGCCGGGGCGGCCCCCCGGGCTTCCCGCTCTCGTTTCCGCTTGCCGCCTCGTCGCCGCTCACGCCGGGCCTCCGCGCAGGGACggtgccggggccccgcggcgcggcgtcccccccgcctccctccccggcccggaCCGCCGTGCCCCCCGCCATGCCCGGCGCGGCCCTCCGCCTGCTCTGCGCCGTGCTGCTGCCGGCCGCCGTCCTCCGCGCCGAGCCGCTGCCCCGCGTCGCCTTCGCCGCCG GGGACgcccggcggcccctcgcccgcctcggcccgcccgACGTCTCCGACTGCGACGTCCTGCTGCTGcgcgaggacgaggaggagcTGTACGTGGGGGCCCGCGACCGGCTGCTGGCCctcgccgtggggccggccgCCGTCCCCGGCGAGGCTTCG ATCCCGTGGGGCCCCACGGCGGAGAAGACCTCCGAGTGCGCCTTCAAGAAGAAGAGCCGGGAG acCGAGTGCTTCAACTTCGTGCGGGTGCTCGTGGCCCTCAACCGGACCCACCTGTACGCCTGCGGCACCTACGCCTTCAGCCCGGCGTGCACCTACGTG CATCTGGAGAACTTCACGCTGGTGTCCAGCGGCCGAGGACAACCTTTCCTGGACGGCAAGGGCCAGTGTCCCTTCGACCCCCAGCACGCCCACACGGCCCTGCTGGTGG ACGGCGAGCTCTACGCCGGCACCATGAACAACTTCCAAGGCAACGAGCCCATCATCTCCCGCTCGCTGGGCGGCCGGACGCCGCTCAAGACGGACGCCTTCCTGCGCTGGCTCTCAG CCGACGCCGCCTTCGTGGCCTCCTTCTCCGCGCCGGGCGACGACAAGGTCTACTTCTTCTTGGAGGAGACGGCCGACGAGTTTGACTTCTTCGAGCGGCTGCTGGTGCCGCGGGTGGCCCGCGTCTGCAAG agcGACGTCGGCGGCgacaaggtgctgcagaagaaGTGGACGACGTTCCTCAAGGCGCAGCTGGTGTGCTCGCAGCCCGGCCGCTTCGCCTTCAACGTCATCCGGCACGCCGTcgggctgccccgccgcgccggccgcgccgACTTCTACGCCGTCTTCACCTCGCAGTG GCAGGCGGGCacggccggcagcgcggccgtgTGCGCCTACAGCCAGGAGGCGGTCGAGGAGGTCTTCAAGGGCAAGTACAAGGAGCTGAACAAGGAGAGCTCCCGCTGGACCGTCTACGGGGGGCCCGACAtgagcccccggcccggcagc TGCTCCGTGGGCCCCTCCTCGGACAAAGCGCTGACCTTCATGAAGGACCACTTCCTCATGGACGGGAAGGTGCTGCCCAGCCAGGGGCGGCCCGTGCTGGTGCGGACGGGCGTCGAGTACACGCGCATCGCCGTGGACGAGCCCCGCGGCCTCTCGGGGACCTCCTACCGTGTCCTCTTCCTGGCCACCG CCGACGGGTCCCTGGAGAAAGCGGTGGAGCTGCCGGGGACCTCCCACATCGTGGAGAGCATCCAGCTCTTCCACCCGCCCGAGCCGGTGaagagcctgctgctggccccgggCAAG ggCGTCCTCTACGTGGGCTACTCCGGCGGGGTGCTGCAGGTGCCGCTGGCCAACTGCAGCGTGTACGGGAGCTGCGCCGAGTGCCTGCTGGCCCGCGACCCCTACTGCGCCTGGGACGGCCTCAACCGCTCCTGCCGGCCCGTGCGCCACGCCGGCGCCCACCC GAGCGGTTGGCTGCAGGACGTCGAAGCGGGCCAGCCGGCCGCCGCTTGCCAccggggccggagcgggacgGTGCCCCGAGCCGGGACGTCGCCGGACGCCGCCGTAGAGA CGCTCAGCCCCGCGCCGCACACCGTGGTGCGGCTGCCGTGCCCGCGGCGCTCGGCCCTGGCCACCTACGCCTGGCAGCAgccggccgcggggccaccggaggagaccaccaccaccaccaccaccaccgccaccaccgccaccaccgtgCTGCTGCCCGACCACACGCTGCTGGTGCTCgtgcggcgcggggcggccggcctctaCCGCTGCCAGGCCACCGAGAACGGCTACACCTGGACGGTGGCCCAGTACATGCTGCGCGAGCCGGCGGCcacccaggaggaggaggaggaggaggaagatgcccaagggcgggcggccggcggccggcgctCCTACTGGCCCCAGTTCGTGACGGTGACGGCGCTGCTGGCGGCCACGgtggcggcggccgcctgccTGGCGCTCGGCGCCTACCACGAGCAGCTCAAAGCCCGGAGGAAGGTGCGAGGATGCGGCCAGAGCCACGGCGGTCCCCAGGCCGGCCGGCCCGAGAAGGAGCCGCTGGCCGGccggcccctcgccgccccccggaccTGCGGCCTCCGGCTGGACGAGGCCGAGCCGGAGGCCGAGGACGgcagccggccgcccccgccggacGCCCCGTAG
- the SLC25A44 gene encoding solute carrier family 25 member 44, whose amino-acid sequence MEDKRNIPIIEWEHLDKRKFYVFGICMTMMIRVSVYPFTLIRTRLQVQKGKSLYNGTFDAFVKILRTEGTAGLYRGFLVNTFTLISGQCYVTTYELTRKYVSRYNNNNAVKSLVAGGSASLVAQSITVPIDVVSQHLMMQRKGESMGRFKVQNQDGKRMLVFGQTKDIIVQIFKADGFRGFYRGYVASLLTYIPNSAVWWPFYHFYAEQLSSLTPKDCPHLLLQAISGPLAAATASTLTNPMDVIRARVQVEGKSSIILTFKQLMAEEGPWGLTKGLSARIISATPSTIVIVVGYETLKKLSLRPELVDSRHW is encoded by the exons ATGGAGGACAAACGCAACATCCCCATCATCGAGTGGGAGCACCTGGACAAGAGGAAGTTCTACGTGTTTGGGATTTGCATGACTATGATGATCCGGGTGAGCGTTTACCCTTTCACACTCATCCGGACACGGTTGCAGGTTCAGAAGGGCAAGAGCCTCTACAACGGGACCTTTGATGCCTTTGTGAAAATCCTGCGGACAGAAGGGACGGCTGGGCTCTACCGTGGCTTTTTGGTCAACACTTTCACCCTGATCTCTGGCCAGTGCTACGTGACAACGTACGAGCTCACTCGAAAGTATGTGTCACggtacaacaacaacaacgctGTGAAGTCTCTGGTGGCAGGTGGCTCAGCCTCCCTGGTGGCCCAGAGCATCACGGTACCCATCGATGTGGTCTCCCAGCACCTCATGatgcagaggaagggggaaagcaTGGGCAGGTTCAAGGTGCAGAACCAAGACGGCAAGCGGATGTTGGTCTTTGGCCAAACCAAGGACATCATTGTACAGATCTTCAAGGCTGATGGCTTCAGAGGCTTCTATAGGGGCTATGTGGCCTCGCTGCTCACCTATATTCCCAACAGTGCAGTTTGGTGGCCCTTCTACCACTTCTATGCCG AACAGCTTTCTAGCTTGACTCCTAAAGActgtccccatctcctcctgcaagCTATATCAGGGCCACTTGCAGCTGCTACAGCTTCCACGCTCACCAACCCCATGGATGTCATCAGGGCTCGGGTGCAG GTGGAAGGCAAGAGCTCCATCATCCTCACCTTCAAACAGCTCATGGCAGAGGAAGGTCCCTGGGGCCTGACGAAAGGCCTCTCTGCCCGCATCATctcagccactccctccaccatCGTCATCGTGGTGGGATATGAAACTCTGAAGAAGCTGAGCCTCCGCCCGGAGCTGGTGGATTCGAGACACTGGTAG